One window of the Rhipicephalus sanguineus isolate Rsan-2018 chromosome 2, BIME_Rsan_1.4, whole genome shotgun sequence genome contains the following:
- the LOC125757253 gene encoding uncharacterized protein LOC125757253 codes for MNRVAANAASLIMDVDNNDAEHYNSVVAKFVGGKRINYSMKGSYKTRCLAASLSVNCKGTYHEKIARRISGGKLGKCTASFVKASVARRKSKQKLPKKAPSTTPRSQRRVKEHHPGADVDYGLPDMEPGALATASENFVKSLSLSVTSIEDLQRATSKQSGSSLWKHERRKRLTASVFGAICKMKPTTGCGRTVGDILYKEISSEAIRYGRDHECVALRQLEKECNVVVKQCGLFVDQENPFLGASPDGLIGEDVLVEVKCPYSARDLTPLEGVRAKKITYCTENEDGKLKLKSNSNYWSQVQGQMNISRRQKCLFVVWTKNGISIEAISRDEVFWKNEMFPRLKTFYMHCMLPELVDPRRSRGLPIREPDHITEAQKNRLLKQALKKTSRNGDCQ; via the coding sequence ATGAATAGGGTAGCCGCAAACGCTGCAAGCCTCATAATGGACGTAGATAACAATGATGCCGAGCACTACAACTCCGTTGTGGCAAAGTTCGTTGGTGGAAAACGCATAAACTATTCGATGAAAGGGTCCTACAAAACAAGGTGTCTTGCTGCTTCTTTATCGGTGAACTGCAAAGGGACTTATCATGAAAAAATTGCCCGCAGAATTTCCGGCGGGAAGCTCGGAAAATGTACAGCTTCATTCGTGAAAGCGTCAGTTGCTCGAAGAAAATCAAAGCAAAAGCTGCCGAAGAAGGCACCATCAACCACACCACGCTCCCAGCGCCGAGTCAAAGAGCATCATCCTGGTGCTGATGTTGACTATGGTCTGCCAGACATGGAGCCTGGAGCTTTGGCAACTGCTTCtgagaacttcgtaaaatcgctTTCGCTATCAGTTACAAGCATCGAAGACCTGCAGAGAGCAACATCCAAGCAGAGTGGATCTAGTCTGTGGAAACATGAAAGGCGGAAGAGGTTGACAGCATCAGTTTTTGGCGCTATTTGTAAAATGAAACCAACGACTGGATGCGGACGCACAGTTGGAGACATCTTGTACAAGGAAATTAGTTCCGAAGCCATCAGGTACGGACGGGACCACGAGTGCGTTGCCCTGAGGCAGCTTGaaaaggagtgcaacgttgttgtAAAACAGTGCGGCTTGTTCGTAGACCAGGAAAACCCCTTCCTTGGAGCTAGTCCGGACGGTCTGATTGGGGAGGACGTCCTCGTGGAAGTGAAGTGTCCATACTCAGCGAGGGACCTTACTCCACTAGAAGGAGTCCGAGCCAAAAAAATAACATACTGTACGGAAAACGAGGACGGAAAATTGAAGCTTAAGTCCAATAGTAACTATTGGTCTCAAGTGCAAGGTCAGATGAATATATCTCGTCGTCAGAAATGCCTTTTCGTGGTGTGGACAAAAAACGGCATAAGCATTGAGGCAATATCCAGAGATGAAGTCTTTTGGAAGAATGAGATGTTCCCCCGGCTCAAAACATTTTACATGCACTGCATGCTACCAGAGCTCGTGGACCCAAGGAGGAGCCGCGGCCTTCCAATTCGCGAGCCTGATCATATCACGGAGGCGCAAAAGAACCGTTTACTCAAGCAGGCTTTGAAGAAGACGTCTAGAAATGGAGACTGCCAATAA